In Tubulanus polymorphus chromosome 8, tnTubPoly1.2, whole genome shotgun sequence, one genomic interval encodes:
- the LOC141910306 gene encoding uncharacterized protein LOC141910306, whose product MEFQMTEEEWSLINKAELMLTKVRKQKGTKMTKERRMFRDLVKTCILLNNGDVAKATNEIETQLKAHAVDISPVIILKEVKSYLKNQRDTKARKSKKTKNIAIQAIKSIDGHLFFEGYLKEEKEDGKKLVILTKITNLGQLIKPTWRKGLSVLVDNNYNLT is encoded by the exons ATGGAATTTCAAATGACCGAAGAAG aatgGAGCTTGATAAACAAAG CTGAATTAATGTTAACGAAAGTGAGGAAGCAAAAAGGAACGAAGATGACAAAAGAACGGAGAATGTTTAGA GACCTGGTAAAAACATGCATATTACTAAATAATGGAGATGTTGCGAAAGCAACGAATGAg atTGAAACTCAACTAAAAGCTCACGCTGTTGACATCAGCCCCGTCATTATTTTGAAAGAGGTGAAAAGTTATCTCAAAAACCAGAGAGATACAAAAGCGAG GAAATCTAAGAAAACGAAGAATATAGCCATACAAGCAATCAAATCGATAGATGGGCACCTTTTTTTTGAAGGGTATctaaaagaagaaaaagaag ACGGCAAAAAATTGGTCATATTAACAAAGATCACAAATCTGGGTCAACTGATTAAACCAACATGGCGCAAAGGATTGTCGGTTCTCGtcgataataattataatttaacttaa